Genomic segment of Rhodococcus rhodochrous:
GTGTCTTCTGGCCGATCGCCGTGATGCTCGTCGTCCATCGCACGGCGATCCTCGCCGTCGACGGTGCGCGCACGGACGACTTCACCGGTGTCTACCGCGCAGCCGTCGCCTTCTGGAACCGTGAACCGGTCTACACAGCGACGTACGAACACGTCGACCCGCACTACCTCTACCCGCCGTCGGGTTCGCTGCTGATCGCACCGTTCGCGGCCCTCGAACACGAACTCTCACGATGGGCGTTCATCGGGGTCAACGCGGCGGCCGTCCTCGTCGCCGTGTACCTCGTCGTGCGGATGCTCGGGTACACGGCGCGATCGGCGGCGTTCCCGATCGCGGTGACGGTCGCCTTCGCTTCCGAATCGGTGATCAACACCCTGGTGTTCACCAACATCAACGGTGTGGTCCTACTCGGTCAGATGGCGTTCCTGACATTGTTGCTGGCGCGGCGGGACCTCTGGGCCGGCACGGCAATCGGGGTGACCTTCGCGATCAAGCCGATTCTCGCGCCGTTGCTGTTGCTTCCCGTGCTGCGCCGCCAGAGCAAGGCTCTCCTGACCGCCGCAGCGGTGCCGGTCGGGCTCACCGCATTGGCGTGGCGGTGGGCTGCGGATCCGTGGCAGTTCGTCGAACGCACCGTCCCGTATCTGCTGCAGTCCCGCGACTACTTCAACAGTTCGATCACCGGCAACGGCACCTATTACGGTCTGCCCGAGCCCCTGATCCTCGGGTTGCGCATCGGTTTCGCGGTGCTCGCCGCGGCCACGATGTATCTGCTCCACCGTTACCACCGGCACGACGAGGTGTTCTTCGTCGTCACCGGTGCCGGCGTGCTGATGACCGCGTCGTTCCTGCTCGGTTCGCTCGGGCAGATGTACTACTCGATGCTTCTGTTCCCGTTGCTCATGAGCGTGGTCCTCCCACAGTCCGTGATGCGGAACTGGCCGGCATGGCTGGCGGTGTACGGCTTCCTCAGCGCCGACGAATGGTATTCGGGCAGATGGGTGGAGGCGGGCCGGTACGCCGAGTACATGCGCCCGACACTGGGCTGGTCGCTGCTGCTCATCGTGATATTCGCGGTGCTGGTCGATCGCCGACGATCCGCACGCGTCCCCGAACCGGTCACAGACCCTTCGGTGGACATCGCTCGGACAGGGCGTCAGAACGCGTCGGCGCCGAAACTCTGAGCATAGTAACCGCGGATGTGCTCGACGATGCGCTTGCGGGCGAGCGTGGCATCGCCGGCGCGGACCGCGTCGACGAGACCGCGGTGCTCGTGACGCAGCCGCACGCAGGTCGCGGGCCAATCGGTGTGCGGTGCGCCCGCGAGGACGTAGCTCTCGATGGAGTCGCGCAGACCGGCCACCATCGCCGCGACGACGAGGTTGCCGGCCGCGTCGGCCATCGCGACATGGAACTGGGCGTCGAGAACCAGGAACTCGGGTGCCGCCAACTCCGGATCGTCCATCGCGTCCAGCAGTTCCTCGGCCGGGGTGAGTTCCGGCGCCGGGGTCCGGTTGGCGAGGGTGTCCATCACCTCGGTCTCGAGCACCAGGCGGGTGCGCACGATGTGGGAGACGGGAAAGTTCTGCGCGGCCACCTGCAGGCGCATGAGCATCGACATCCCGCCGGTGGGTCGCGAGACGATCATCGCGCCGACGTTCGGCCCGGAGCCGGTGTGGGTGCTGAGCAGCCCGAGGGCCTCCATCACCCGCAGTGCCTCACGAACCGAAGACCGGCCGACGCCGAGTTGTGCGGCGAGCGTGCGCTCCGGGGGCAGACGCTGGCCCGGGCCGAGTTCTCCCGAGACCAGCATCTGCTCCAGGTGGTTGAGCACCTGCTCCCACGCACGACCCTCGGACGACGACATGACTTCAGAGCCTAGTCGATTCCGGATCAGGGGAGCATCCAGGACAACACCGGCGTGGACTGCAGGTAGACCAGCACACAGAGGATGACGAGCATCGCGACGCTGTAGCCGATCACCTTGCGCAACAACACCGATTCGCTGCCCGGCTGATCGACCGCGGTGGCGGCGATGGTGAGGTTCTGCGGGCTGATCAGCTTGCCGACCACACCACCGGAGGTGTTCGCCGCGACCAGCAGGGTCGGGTCGATGCCGGCGGTCTGCCCGGCGGCCTGCTGCAGGCGGGCGAACAGGGCGTTGGCGGATGTGTCCGAGCCGGTGACGGCGGTGCCGAGCCAGCCGAGGATCGGGGAGAACAGGGCGAAGATCGCGCCGGTGCCGGCGAGCCACGTGCCGATCGCGACGGTCTGGCCGGACTGGTTCATCACGTAGCTCAGGCCCAGGACGGTGGCCACCGTGGCGATGGCGAGCTTCATCCGCACGACGGTGGTGCCGAAGGTGGCCACGGCCTGGCGGACGGTCAGCGGGAACATGCCGCCGCTGTCCCACCGCGCGTAGACGAGGGTGACGATCGCGCCGCTGAGCAGCAGCAGTGTTCCCGGCGACGACAACCACGAGAAGGTGTAGACCGCGCTGCTCGACGCGTCGCCGTTGCTTGTGAGCAGATTGCCGTACAGGCCGGGCCACTCGATCTTGACATCGGTGGCGGCGAGACGCTCCGGCAGATCGACACCGACGGTCCACAGCTTCGCAACACCGAACACGGTGATGACCAGCAGGTACGGGAACAGGGCCATGACGACGCGCGAGGTGGTCAGCGACTCGTCGGCGACGGGACGCTGCGGAGCACGAGCGGCTCCGGGTCCCTCCGTGCCGGCCTGGACCGCGATGGTATCGGTGCGGGTGCGCGAGAGCTGGTCCTCGGGGGTCCGCGGCTTCCAGACCTGCAGCATCAGTACGGCGGCGGTGAGACCGGCGAGCGAGGCGACGACATCGGTGAGTTCGTACGAGAAGTGGCTCGAGCACCAGAACTGGGCGAGCGCGAAGGTCGTGCCGGTGACCAGTGCGATCGGCCAGGCCTGCCGGACACCGCGACGACCGTCGACGAGGAAGAGCAGCAACAACGGCACGAAGAGAGCCAGGATCGGTGTCTGACGGCCGACGACGGCGGCGATCTCGGTGGCGGGGATGTCGGTCAGGGCGCCGGCGGTGGTGATCGGGATGGCCATGGCGCCGAAGGCGACCGGTGCGGTGTTGGCGATCAGGACCGTGACCGCGGCCCGCAGGGCGGGCATGCCGAGGGTGACGAGCATGGCGCCGGTGATAGCGACGGGCGCGCCGAATCCGGCGAGTGCTTCGAGCATGCCGCCGAAGCAGAAGGCGATGAGCATCGCCTGGATCCGCATGTCGCCGTGACCGATCGAGTTGAAGATGCGCCGCAGATCCTCGAACCGGCCGCTGACGACGGTGAGTTCGTAGAACCAGATCGCAGTGATCACGATCCACATCACCGGGAAGAGCCCGAAGGTAATACCCTGCAGGGCGGACAGGCCGGCCAGCGGCGCGGGCATGTCGAAGCCGATGATCGCGACGACGAGCGCGACGACGAGGGCGCCGAGTCCGGAGTACCAGGCCTTGAGTTTGAAGCCGGCGAGCAGGACGAAGAAGGTCAGCAGCGGCGCAAGGCCCACGAGAGCCGATGCGGTGAGGCTGCCTGCGATGGCGTCAGTGGCGGGTGTGAATGTCACCGCCGATATCCGGGTTGCCACACGAAACTCCTGTGGTTGCGCCGCTGTTGGCGGCGGATCTGATTTCGACCGATGTGGTCAGACCACGTGAAAGTACACCATGGTCCGCGTCACAGTCGACCCGTGACGGAATTTGCGGTCACTGTCCGAAAATGTGCGGCGGATCTCCGGAACGTGTGGTTCAATGTGGTCAGACCACACCCCCGATGCGGAGATCTCCATGCGAATCGCCCTGTTCGCGACGTGCCTCGGCGACACGATGTTCCCGAAGGCCGTTTCGGCCACCGCCCTGCTCCTCACCCGGCTCGGGCACGACGTCGTCTTCCCCGAACGCCAGACCTGCTGCGGCCAGATGCACGTCAACACCGGCTACCAACCCGACGCGCTGCCGCTCGTCGAGAACTACGTCGTCGCCTTCGACGACAGCAGCATCGACGCCGTCGTCGCCCCTTCCGGATCGTGCGTCGGATCCGTCCGTCACCAGCACGAAATCGTCGCCTCCCGTTACGGTTCCGCGTCGTTGTGCGGGCGGGTCGACACCGTCAAGGCCAAGACGTACGAGTTGTCCGAATTCCTCGTCGACGTCCTCGGCGTCACCGACGTCGGCGCCTACTTCCCCCACCGGGTGACCTATCACCCCACCTGCCACTCGTTGCGGATGCTGCGGGTGGGGGAGAAACCGCTCCAGCTGTTGCGTGCTGTGCGCGAGATCGACCTCGTCGAACTGCCCGAGGCCGACTCGTGCTGCGGATTCGGAGGCACCTTCGCGATCAAGAACGCCGAGACCTCCACTGCGATGCTCGCCGACAAGCTGAGCAATGTCGCCGCCACCGGCGCCGAATACTGCAGCGCCGGCGACTCGTCGTGCCTGATGCACATCGGCGGCGGTCTCACGCGCCTGCGCACCGGCACCCGCACCATCCACCTCGCCGAGATCCTCGCCTCCGTGGAACCGGCCGTCGCCCCCAAGGGAGTGCCCGCGTGACCGCACTCGGTATGCCCGTCGTCCCGCCACGAGGATCCGGAAATCTGCGCGGTCTCGAGAAGTTTCCCGACGCAGCGCGCCAGGAACTCGCGAACCCGCAGTTGCGGCGCAACATCGGCAAGGCCACTCACACCATCCGTGCCAAGCGACTGAACGTCACCGGGGAACTGCCCGACTGGGAGCAGCTGCGCGACGCCGGAGCTGCCGTCAAGACCGACGTGCTCAACCGCCTCCCGGAGTTGCTCGTCCAACTCGAGGAGGCGGTGACAGCGCGCGGCGGCGTGGTGCACTGGGCGGCAGACGCCGCCGAGGCCAACGCCATCGTCACCGACCTGATCCGGAAGACGGGATCCGACGAGGTCATCAAGGTCAAATCGATGGCCACCCAGGAGATCGGACTCAACGAGCACCTCGAGGAACAAGGGATCGCCGCCTACGAGACCGACCTCGCCGAGCTCATCGTCCAACTCGGCCACGACAAGCCCTCGCACATCCTCGTGCCCGCCATCCACCGCAACCGCGCCGAGATCCGCGAGATCTTCCTGCGTGAGATGCCGGACGTCGACCCCGACCTCGACGACAATCCCCGCCACCTCGCCGCCGCGGCACGAAAGTTCCTGCGTCACAAGTTCATGACGGTGCCGGTTGCGGTGTCGGGCGCGAACTTCGGCATCGCCGAGACCGGCACCCTCGCCGTCGTCGAATCCGAGGGCAACGGCCGCATGTGCCTGACGCTGCCGCAGACACTCATCACCGTCATGGGCATCGAGAAGCTGTTGCCCACCTTCCGCGACCTCGAGGTGTTCCTGCAGCTGCTGCCGCGCTCGTCGACGGGGGAGCGCATGAATCCCTACACGTCGATGTGGACCGGTGTCACCCCCGGCGACGGTCCGCAGGAATTCCACCTCGTACTGCTGGACAACGGCCGCACCGCCGCGCTCGCCGACGAGATCGGACGTGAAGCACTGCACTGCATCCGGTGTTCGGCCTGCCTGAACGTGTGCCCGGTCTACGAGCGCACCGGAGGCCACGCCTACGGCTCGACCTATCCGGGCCCGATCGGCGCCGTCCTCAGCCCGCAGTTGGCCGGGATGGACCAACCCGACGACCCCAACGCCAGCCTGCCGTTCGCATCGAGCCTGTGCGGTGCCTGCTACGACGCCTGCCCCGTCAAGATCGACATCCCCTCGTTGCTGGTGGAACTGCGCCACCAGAAGGTCGAACACGCCCGCTTCGGACCCGAGGCCGCGGCGATGAAGGCCGCGTCGCTGGCCATGTCGTCCTCTCGACGCTGGACGGCCGCGCAGAAGGCCGCCGGACTCGGCCGTGTCCTCGCCGGCAAGAAGGGGAGAATCACCAATCTGCCCGGTCCGCTCGCCGGCTGGACCGACGCTCGCGACATGCCGGCCCCGCCGAAACAGACCTTCCGGCAATGGTGGGCCTCCGACGAAGGACGTGCCGCACTCGCGAAGGCACGCGAGGAAGGACAGCAGCGATGAGCAGCCGCGACGCGATTCTCGGCCGGATCCGTTCGGCGCAGACTCTGGCACCGCCGACACCGGTCGAGGTACCGCGCGACTACCGTCTCGGACGCACCCTGCCGGACGCCGAACGCCGTGAGCTGCTGGTCGACCGGCTGGTCGACTACAAGGCCCACGTGCACGAAAGCACACCGGAGGATCTGCATGTTGTGCTGGCGAAGATCCTCACGGCTCGTGGGGTGCGCCGCGTCGGGATCCCGGAGGGCCTGGATCGGTCGTGGCTGGCGGAATTCGGTGGCGAGGTGGTGGTCGACTCCATCGACCGGCCCGCAGCCGACCTCGGTGATCTCGACGGGGTCGTCACCGCTTCGGCCGTCACCTGCGCCGAGACGGGCACGATCTTCCTCGACGGCAGCCCCGACCAGGGGCGACGCGCGCTCACGCTGGTGCCCGACCTGCACGTGTGCGTCGTGGCGATGAGCGACGTCGAGGTGGGAGTGCCCGAAGCGCTGGCCCGGCTCGTCCCGGAACGGCCTATCACCATGATCAGTGGACCGTCCGCGACGTCGGACATCGAACTCGAACGCGTCGAGGGCGTGCACGGCCCCCGCACCCTGGAGGTGGTGATGATCGGATGACCCTGCTGACCGAGCGTGTCCGGCCGCGACTCGGATGGCAACAGCATGCCAACTGCCGGACCTCCGACGAGTACTTCTTCTTCGCCCCGGAGGGCGAACCACCGAACATCCGCAGGCGGCGCGAGGTCGTCGCGAAACGCATTTGCGCGAGCTGCCGAGTGCTGGCCGAGTGTCGCACCCACGCGATGCTCAGCGGCGAACTGCACGGAGTGTGGGGTGGACTGTCGGAACACGAACGGCTGCAACATCTCAACCACTGACCGCACACGATCTTCGGTGTTTCCGACCTCGCTCGGCTCGGTCCGAGTCACCGAATTCGAGAACGAGTACGCACCGGGGGCGTGACCCGTCCCGTCGAAATGAGGTAGTCCTCTACGCAGGCGCCGGTATCGGCCGGTTCACATACTGATCCCGCGGGGTCCTCCCGCATCTCTTGTCACCCTTCGGATCAGAGGAACTCATCATGATGACGGACGATGCCGACGGCCCCGTCGAGGCCGAGACCACGGGCCGGCAGATCATCACTTTCACCGAGGACAGCACCCACGAGGAACGGGTCGCCGCACTCGAATCGATCAGCGGCGTGACCTCGATCGCGTCCAGCGACGAGACGGGACCGGAAGCGGTCCCCGCCGACGAACTCGAATCCGCCGACGCGACCATCTTCGAACGACTCGGGGTGGCTGTCGCCGCGGTCGACGCGTCGCAGGTCGAATCGCTCGAGGAGGTCGCACGGCAGGATCCGGCGATCGTGGCCGTGGAACCCGAACATGTCGTCCATACCCTGGCGGCACCGCTGGCCATGGAGACACATCTGGCGGACGGCCGCAGGCACACCTGGGGTCCGCAGGCCACCCGTGCGCTCACGTCGCAGTTCGATGGCTCCGGCGTTCGGGTGGCCGTGCTCGACACCGGATTCGACCTGAACCATCCCGACTTCGCGGGCCGGACGATCATCAGCAAATCGTTCATCGCAGGCCAGGCGGTCCAGGACGGGAACGGACACGGCACCCACTGTGTCGGCACGTCCTGCGGACCGAGGAATCTACCGAACGCGCGAGGCTACGGCGTCGCACCGAAGGCGGCGATCTTCGTCGGGAAGGTGCTGAGCAATCAGGGCAGTGGGTCCGACTCCACAATCCTTGCCGGGATCGAGTGGGCGTTGGCCAACGGGTGCCAGGTCGTCTCGATGTCTCTGGGCGCCGACGTTCCTCAACCGGTGATGGCCTACGAGGCCGTCGGACAGCGCGCACTGGCTGCCGGGACGCTGATCATCGCTGCTGCGGGGAACAACGCTCGTCGGCCGGCGGACCCCGGATTCGTCGGAAGTCCCGCGAACTCGCCGTCGATCATGGCGGTCGCGGCACTGGCGTCCGACCTGAGGATGGCGGCGTTCTCGGCCAGGGCCACCGTGGTTCCGGGCGGTGCGATCGACATCGCCGCACCCGGTGTCGACGTGTACTCGTCGTGGCCGATGCCGGACCGCTACAACACGATCAGCGGGACATCCATGGCCACACCGCACGTGGCCGGATTGGCGGCGCTCATCGTGCAGAGCACGGCAAAGACCGGAAAGGAACTCTGGAAGACGCTGGTCGACGGGGCCGAGGTGCTGCCGTTGCCGCAGGTCGATGCGGGCGCGGGGTTGGCCATCGCGCCGTGAGCCGGCGTCCGATGCGCAGGACCTCCGTCGTCCTGGCGGTGTTGTCGGCCGTAGTCCTGGTGTCGGCGGCGGCCTGCTCGCACGACGCCACGAATCCGCAACGAGGGAGCACCTCGGAGGACGGGGAGACATCCATGGTCGAACCACCGCGAGAGCACCTGGTCGTCCTTGTTCCCGAGCGAGCCGACGCGACCCTTGCCGACGTCGAGGCCATGGCTCCGGTGACCCAGTTGCTCCGGCCCAGCCTGCTCCTCGTCCTCGCGGATCCCGATGTGAGGGAGGGCATTCGAAGAATCCCCGGCGTCCTCGGCGTCTACGACACCGCCCCCGACGACGAGTCGTTCGGTCTGTCGCCCGAGGAGCAGTTGTTCGTGGACGCCTGGGTGGCCCGACACGCGCCGAAGACGCGCCCCGGCGAGGGCTCGAACTGGGACACTCCCGGATTCGAACCGCCGGACATCCCCGGCCGGTGACTCGCACCGGACCGGTTTGCACACATTTTCGACATCAGGAGCATGACATGACCGGCGACCTGAACATCACGGAACGCGTCGTACGTGCAGACGACGTACGCGCAGCCGATCCGAGCGACGAGGCACAGGAACGAACGATCCACCGCTACGGGCGGATCTCCATCCTTGCCGCTCCGGGGGAGTCCGCGGAGGAATCCGTCTCGGAGATCGGAGACATGCGGGACCTCGTCGACGACCCCACCGAGGTCGAGACACTGGGCCTCGCGGCGCAACGGTTGCGGCAATCCGCCGTCTACCGGCGGGCGAAGGAGAACCGGCCCCGCGACGGTCGAGAGTGGGACATGGGGGACTGCACGTCGGTCGTGCCCGTCCCGCCCCAGGTGGCAGAGCGCGACAGTCAGCAGGAAGCGGGACCGACGAGTTCCTATCTCGAGGGGTCGGTGGCGGTCGGCATCGTCATCGTCCAGGGACCGACTGCGGCATTGAGCTTCACCGAGGCCGAGGTGGTGAAGGTGGTCGCCGAGGTCCAGAACGGTCTGGGATGGCTCGCCACCGCAAACCCCTTGGCGGGCATCTCCTTCTCGTACGACATCCAGAACGTGAACCTGAGTGTGCAGGCGGACCCGTCCGCTGCCGACCTCGAGGCGCTCTGGCGTGATCCGGCGATGGGCGCGCTGGGCTACAGTGCCGACTGGAACGGCGTGGGTGCCTACGTCGAGGACATCCGCAGCCGTTACGGAACCCGCTGGACGTACTGCGCCTTCTTCACGAAGTATCCGCTCGGTCACTTCGCGTACGCGGGTGCGCCACGGGTCGTCATGGACTACAACAACGACGGCTGGGGCCCGGACAACATCGACCGGGTGTTCGCGCACGAGACCGGACACATCTTCGGCTGCCCGGACGAGTACGCGGACAGCAGGTGCACGTGCGGCGGTGCCTTCGGACGATACGGACTCGCCAACGGCAACTGCGAGAACTGCGCGGCCGAAGGTGGCGTCCCGTGCCTGATGAAGGGCAACACGTTCACCGTCTGCGGCTTCACTCCCGGACACCTCGGATGGGCGCCGCAGCTCGTCGTCAACAACTTCGGGTACAACGCCGGATCGTGGCGCACCGATCGGCATCCGCGGTTCCTCGCCGACACCACGGGCAACCGCCGCGCCGACATCGTCGGATTCGGTGATGCCGGTGTCTACGTGTCGCGCTCCCAGCCCAACGGACGCTTCGAGACACCACGTCTCGTCGTCAAGGACTTCGCCTACCAGGCCGGTGGATGGCGGGTGGAGCGGCATCCGCGGTTCCTGGCGGATACGACTGGGGACCGTCGGGCCGATATCGTCGGTTTCGGTGATGCAGGGGTGTACGTGTCTCGGGCGCAGGCCGATGGGTCGTTCGGTCCGGTGACGAGGGTGGTCGCCGATTTCGGCTACGTTGCCGGTGGATGGCGGGTGGAGCGGCATCCGCGGTTCCTGGCCGACACTACGGGTGACGGCCGGGCGGACATCGTCGGATTCGGTGATGCCGGGGTGTACGTGTCCCGAGCGCAGGCGGACGGGACGTTCGGACCGGTCACGCGCGTCGTCGACGACTTCGGGTACAACGCGGGTGGTTGGCGCGTGGAGCGGCATCTACGGTTCCTAGCGGACACCACCGGGGACGGCCGGGCTGACATCGTCGGATTCGGCGAGGCGGGTGTGTATGTCTCTCTGGCTCGAGCCGATGGGACGTACGGGCCGGTCACGCGCGTCGTCGACAACTTCGCCTACAGCGCCGGAGGATGGCGGATCGAGCGGCATCCGCGGTTCCTGGCGGACACCACCGGTGACGGTCGTGCTGACATCGTCGGATTCGGCAATGCCGGCGTCTACGTGTCGCGGGCACTGGGCAACGGCGGGTTCGACGCGCCCGGATTGATCGTCACCAACTTCGGTTACGACGCCGGTGGGTGGCGGGTCGACCAGCATCCGCGGTTCCTGGCGGACACCACCGGTGACGGTCGCGCCGACATCATCGGGTTCGGCAGCGCCGGCGTGTGGTTGCACAGATCGTGACCGTACTCGAACGAGGGGTTCCGGCCGGTGCGTCGCATCGGCCGGAAACCCTCATCTCAGGTTCATGGTTGCCCCGATTCGAACGTGAGGACCTCGTCGTCGACGGAGAGAACCGTGCGCACCTGGGGATGCGGTGCGCAGCCATCGTTCTGCAGACCTTGCGGGTCGACGGGGAGTCCAGGTCGGTCATGACGGATCCTTTCCTGCGCCGAAAAGTGCTTCGAACGAAGCTTCACGCTCGGGTGCTGCGAAATCATGCGTAGCGGACTACTCGAAGAGCCTCCTTTCGGACGTGACGATCACGTGCGGGTTGTCGAATCGACCTCCACCGCCGGCTGCGGGAGCGCACGACTGTCGACGAGTTCCTGCCTGTTCAGCACACCCGGCAGACCGCGACCGTTGCGGGTGAACAGAGCCGTCACCACCGCGACACCCGCGAAGATCGTGACCAGGATGCTCCACTCCTCGGGGAGAAGATCGAGCAGACCGTATCCGCCGATGCCGGCGAGGAACCGCAGGAGCCGCGAGACCGCCACGGGCATCGAGCCTCCCACGTACCGCAGTCGCACGACGTGATCACCGGGAGACCTGCCCGTGGTGAGGATGACGAGCAACCACACCGCGAGGGTGACGCTGCCGCCGATGATCGTCGACACCGGACCTTCGACGGCGGTCGCGCGATCGTCGGCGAGGTAGATCAGGTAGGCCCGCACCGCGACCGCCACGGCGAAGGTCGTCAACGTGTAGCCGAGCCAGTCGCACAACATCGCGAGCAACCGGCGTGGGACGGTGACCGGGCGCGATGCTCCCGGGTCGACGTCAGCGGAAGGATCCGACAATCCGCGCGGAACCACAAGTGCCAACAGCGAACCCAGCGCCGCGCCGACCGTGTTGGTGAGCAGATCGTCGACGTCGAACACCCGATACGCGCAGTCGTACGCACCCCACATCCCGGTCAGTTGGGCGAGTTCGACGAACAGCGACGTCGCGAACCCGGCCGCGATCGCCACGAGGATTCCGCGGCCCCCGAGCGCGCGGACGAAGAATCCGAGCGGAACGAACAGCAGCACGTTCAGCGCCAGTTGCAGGACCGCCGTGTCGCGGAGGAATGCGGTGGGACTGCCGGTGTTCGACCACGCACCCCACAGGTCGTCGACGAAGGCGAGCGGATCGGTGTTGGTCCCGGCGCACACCAGCGTCTGTGGATCGGGGAGTGGCAGCAGGGTGTAGGCCCACAGTGCCCAGAAGTAGACGAGGGCTGCGACGAACAGCGCCAGCCGTCCGAGCGAGAGGCGGCCGCGGCGTCGATAGCTCAACGCGACGAACGGCACGAACAACACCGCCCCGACGAGTAGGCCGGCGAAGACTGCGATGACTCCGAGTTCGACGCGACTGTCCACGAGGGGAGTCTGCCACCCGGACGGTCCGATTCCGGGGACGCTCGAGCGTGCCGATGTCGACCGACCCGACCTGCTTGTCCGTCCGCTATTCCACGCCGTATATTCGGCGCCGACTATTCGAAGCGAACGAGTCGCAGAATCGCAACGCCTCCCGACGATCGAAGGAAATCGAGACCGGTGTCCGATCAGCCCCGCAGCCCCGTCCTGACGCCTATGGCCGTCGCGGTACTCGGGCTGCTCGAGGAACGGCCGATGCATCCCTACGAGATGCACCAGCTTCTGCTCAAGCGGCGCGAGGACAACCTGATCAAGCTCCGGCCGAGCTCGCTGTACCACACTGTTTCCCGCCTCGCGGAAAGCGGACTGATCCGGCAGGAAGGCACAGAACGCGCAGGCAACAGGCCCGAGCGCACCACTTACAGCATCACCGAGGCCGGCGCCGCGGCCGTGCGGGCCCGCCTCGCCGAGATCATCCGACGGCCCGTCCGTGAATATCCGATCTTTCCCCTCGGTCTCGCCGAATCGCACAACCTTCCGGCCGACGAGGTCGTCGTTCTCCTCGGCGAGCGCATCGACCGGCTCGAGGAAGAACTTGTCGAATTCGACGCGATCCGCATGTGGGCCGCGGACAACGGCGTGCCGCGTCGCTACTGGGTGGCCGTCGACTTTCTCCGGGACAGGACCGCCCACGAAGCGGACTGGCTTCGCGGGCTGATCGAGGAGATCCGCGACGGCTCCCTCGCGTGGCAGAGCTTCGATGCCGCCGATCTACAACTTCCGGACCCGCCCCATGATCTCGGCCGCGACTGGGGTGCGGCGCTGACGGACGAGACTCTCGCCGAACTGCGGAGGAGCGGTGCGGGAAGTAGTGGTCCCGGTCGGCCGTAGTACATCGACCGAACCTGGACACCTTGACCCAATAGATCGCCGGTCGTGCTCGACCGGTGCGAACAGGAACGAAATCGATGAAAACCGAACGTAATCCGTGGTGGGGCCTGTCGGCCCTGGTGGTCGGGTTCTTCATGATCCTGCTGGACTTGACCATCGTCGCGGTGGCCAACCCGGCGATCATGGCCGACCTGCAGGCCGACATCAATCAGGTCGTCTGGGTGACCAGCGCCTATCTGCTCACCTATGCGGTGCCTCTGCTGTTCACCGGTCGTCTCGGCGACCGGTTCGGCCCCAAGCACATCTACCTTGCGGGCCTGGTGGTGTTCACCGCAGCGTCGCTGTGGTGCGCGACCTCCGGCACCATCGAGATGCTCATCGCCGCCCGCGCCGTCCAGGGACTCGGCGCGGCGCTGATGACGCCGCAGACGATGGCGATCATCACCCGCACCTTCGCGCCCGACAAGCGCGGCGCGGCCATGGGTCTGTGGGGCGCGGTCGCCGGTCTGGCCTCGCTGCTCGGGCCCCTCGTCGGTGGTGTGCTGGTCGATTGGCAGGGCTGGAACTGGATCTTCTACATCAACGTCCCGGTCGGCATCATTGCGTTCGTGCTGGCGGC
This window contains:
- a CDS encoding PadR family transcriptional regulator, translating into MSDQPRSPVLTPMAVAVLGLLEERPMHPYEMHQLLLKRREDNLIKLRPSSLYHTVSRLAESGLIRQEGTERAGNRPERTTYSITEAGAAAVRARLAEIIRRPVREYPIFPLGLAESHNLPADEVVVLLGERIDRLEEELVEFDAIRMWAADNGVPRRYWVAVDFLRDRTAHEADWLRGLIEEIRDGSLAWQSFDAADLQLPDPPHDLGRDWGAALTDETLAELRRSGAGSSGPGRP
- a CDS encoding LutC/YkgG family protein, with the protein product MSSRDAILGRIRSAQTLAPPTPVEVPRDYRLGRTLPDAERRELLVDRLVDYKAHVHESTPEDLHVVLAKILTARGVRRVGIPEGLDRSWLAEFGGEVVVDSIDRPAADLGDLDGVVTASAVTCAETGTIFLDGSPDQGRRALTLVPDLHVCVVAMSDVEVGVPEALARLVPERPITMISGPSATSDIELERVEGVHGPRTLEVVMIG
- a CDS encoding S8 family peptidase translates to MMTDDADGPVEAETTGRQIITFTEDSTHEERVAALESISGVTSIASSDETGPEAVPADELESADATIFERLGVAVAAVDASQVESLEEVARQDPAIVAVEPEHVVHTLAAPLAMETHLADGRRHTWGPQATRALTSQFDGSGVRVAVLDTGFDLNHPDFAGRTIISKSFIAGQAVQDGNGHGTHCVGTSCGPRNLPNARGYGVAPKAAIFVGKVLSNQGSGSDSTILAGIEWALANGCQVVSMSLGADVPQPVMAYEAVGQRALAAGTLIIAAAGNNARRPADPGFVGSPANSPSIMAVAALASDLRMAAFSARATVVPGGAIDIAAPGVDVYSSWPMPDRYNTISGTSMATPHVAGLAALIVQSTAKTGKELWKTLVDGAEVLPLPQVDAGAGLAIAP
- a CDS encoding WhiB family transcriptional regulator, whose product is MTLLTERVRPRLGWQQHANCRTSDEYFFFAPEGEPPNIRRRREVVAKRICASCRVLAECRTHAMLSGELHGVWGGLSEHERLQHLNH
- a CDS encoding VanZ family protein, with amino-acid sequence MDSRVELGVIAVFAGLLVGAVLFVPFVALSYRRRGRLSLGRLALFVAALVYFWALWAYTLLPLPDPQTLVCAGTNTDPLAFVDDLWGAWSNTGSPTAFLRDTAVLQLALNVLLFVPLGFFVRALGGRGILVAIAAGFATSLFVELAQLTGMWGAYDCAYRVFDVDDLLTNTVGAALGSLLALVVPRGLSDPSADVDPGASRPVTVPRRLLAMLCDWLGYTLTTFAVAVAVRAYLIYLADDRATAVEGPVSTIIGGSVTLAVWLLVILTTGRSPGDHVVRLRYVGGSMPVAVSRLLRFLAGIGGYGLLDLLPEEWSILVTIFAGVAVVTALFTRNGRGLPGVLNRQELVDSRALPQPAVEVDSTTRT
- a CDS encoding FG-GAP repeat domain-containing protein, with the protein product MTGDLNITERVVRADDVRAADPSDEAQERTIHRYGRISILAAPGESAEESVSEIGDMRDLVDDPTEVETLGLAAQRLRQSAVYRRAKENRPRDGREWDMGDCTSVVPVPPQVAERDSQQEAGPTSSYLEGSVAVGIVIVQGPTAALSFTEAEVVKVVAEVQNGLGWLATANPLAGISFSYDIQNVNLSVQADPSAADLEALWRDPAMGALGYSADWNGVGAYVEDIRSRYGTRWTYCAFFTKYPLGHFAYAGAPRVVMDYNNDGWGPDNIDRVFAHETGHIFGCPDEYADSRCTCGGAFGRYGLANGNCENCAAEGGVPCLMKGNTFTVCGFTPGHLGWAPQLVVNNFGYNAGSWRTDRHPRFLADTTGNRRADIVGFGDAGVYVSRSQPNGRFETPRLVVKDFAYQAGGWRVERHPRFLADTTGDRRADIVGFGDAGVYVSRAQADGSFGPVTRVVADFGYVAGGWRVERHPRFLADTTGDGRADIVGFGDAGVYVSRAQADGTFGPVTRVVDDFGYNAGGWRVERHLRFLADTTGDGRADIVGFGEAGVYVSLARADGTYGPVTRVVDNFAYSAGGWRIERHPRFLADTTGDGRADIVGFGNAGVYVSRALGNGGFDAPGLIVTNFGYDAGGWRVDQHPRFLADTTGDGRADIIGFGSAGVWLHRS